One window from the genome of Prosthecobacter sp. SYSU 5D2 encodes:
- a CDS encoding aldehyde dehydrogenase family protein — protein MSSIPHLPALRKGRPYESLDKVPVKDHKTGEVCAEVSQVNAGIVRKDLGKIGEARKALKKFTVAQLVEITAKAGDLFLNGTLPLGDKGHTQSPQEYIATLSRTSGLPHVMVKRNMAKLHYALTHMDMILNGLSRGLDMSVIDKGFGTQAGCPVAYFPTTNSLGLVMPSNSPAVNSLWLPAIALKIPVVIKPGREEPWTPFRLIQAFIAAGAPPEAFGFYPTDHEGSGEVVKLSGRNLVFGDVAMAKMYEGNPSVQVHGPGWSKIIIGEDKIENWKDYLDVIVSSISDNGGRSCINASAVIVPKYAAEIADAIAQRLGPVEPLPADDENARLSGFANTKMADYIDGVIDSDLADKPGAEDVTAKYRNGPRKVEFQGGTFLRPTIIHCNSWDHPLANREFLCPYASVVEVKQSEVLSKIGYSLIVTAITEDPAFTEELLECPTIDRLNLGPLSTMSISWDQPHEGNMFEFLYKRRSIDRA, from the coding sequence ATGTCTTCCATTCCCCATCTCCCCGCTCTTCGCAAAGGCCGCCCTTATGAGTCCCTGGACAAAGTCCCCGTCAAAGACCACAAAACGGGCGAAGTGTGTGCCGAAGTCAGCCAGGTGAATGCAGGCATCGTGCGCAAGGACCTGGGCAAAATTGGCGAGGCCCGCAAAGCCCTCAAAAAATTCACCGTTGCCCAGCTTGTCGAAATCACCGCCAAGGCTGGCGACCTTTTCCTCAACGGCACCCTGCCCCTGGGCGACAAAGGCCACACGCAAAGCCCCCAGGAGTACATCGCCACCCTGTCCCGCACCAGCGGCCTGCCGCACGTGATGGTGAAGCGCAACATGGCCAAGCTGCACTATGCGCTGACGCACATGGACATGATCCTCAACGGTCTCTCCCGTGGCCTGGACATGAGTGTCATTGACAAGGGCTTCGGCACCCAGGCGGGCTGCCCGGTGGCTTATTTCCCAACCACCAACTCGCTCGGCCTGGTCATGCCCAGCAACTCCCCGGCGGTGAATTCCCTATGGCTTCCCGCGATCGCGCTGAAGATCCCTGTGGTCATCAAACCGGGCCGCGAAGAGCCGTGGACGCCGTTTCGTCTCATCCAGGCTTTTATCGCCGCCGGTGCGCCGCCGGAGGCCTTTGGGTTCTATCCCACTGACCATGAAGGTAGCGGTGAAGTGGTCAAGCTCAGCGGTCGCAACCTGGTCTTTGGCGATGTCGCCATGGCCAAGATGTATGAAGGCAACCCATCCGTCCAGGTCCACGGTCCAGGCTGGAGCAAGATCATCATTGGCGAGGACAAGATCGAAAACTGGAAGGACTACCTGGACGTCATCGTCAGCTCCATCAGCGACAATGGCGGCCGCTCCTGCATCAATGCCTCCGCCGTCATCGTGCCGAAATATGCGGCCGAAATCGCGGATGCCATCGCCCAGCGCCTGGGTCCGGTGGAACCGCTGCCTGCGGATGACGAAAACGCCCGCCTCTCCGGCTTCGCCAACACCAAGATGGCCGACTATATTGACGGCGTGATTGACTCCGACCTGGCCGACAAGCCAGGGGCCGAAGACGTGACGGCCAAGTATCGCAACGGCCCCCGCAAGGTAGAATTCCAGGGCGGCACCTTCCTGCGCCCGACGATCATCCATTGCAACTCCTGGGACCACCCGCTGGCCAACCGCGAATTCCTCTGCCCCTATGCCAGCGTCGTCGAGGTGAAGCAGTCCGAAGTGTTGAGCAAAATTGGTTATTCCCTGATTGTCACCGCCATCACCGAAGACCCGGCCTTTACCGAGGAGCTGCTGGAATGCCCCACCATTGACCGCCTCAACCTGGGGCCGCTCAGCACCATGAGCATCAGCTGGGACCAGCCGCATGAAGGCAACATGTTTGAGTTCCTCTACAAGCGCCGCTCCATTGACCGCGCCTGA
- a CDS encoding iron-containing alcohol dehydrogenase has protein sequence MPLPSFDHQPRTRLIFGNGTLSQLGELTRDLGGKRALIVSDPGIVKAGYVTRAASYLLAAGVEARVYGDVRENPSTEDVDRCVEIAREFKTDFIIGLGGGSSMDTAKGCNFILTNGGRMQDYWGTGKATRPMLPLIAIPTTAGTGSECQSYALISDAETHVKMACGDVKAAAKVAILDPELTVSQPERVTVCTGMDALSHALETAVTNKGNSWSTLFSREAFRLCHEGFTRILGNPQDLEARGQMLLGAAYAGIAIENSMLGAAHSCANPLTAKFNVVHGEAVGVMLPHVIRFNSQLPEIAAVYTSYFEGDLAARVTELLAMAKMPVQISHYGVTGADLGQLSEMALKQWTAQFNPRPLTLEDFIALYQAAL, from the coding sequence ATGCCTTTACCCTCCTTCGACCACCAGCCCCGCACCCGCCTCATTTTTGGAAACGGAACCCTTTCCCAGTTGGGAGAGCTGACCCGGGATCTGGGCGGAAAACGGGCGCTGATCGTCAGTGATCCAGGCATTGTGAAGGCGGGATATGTGACCCGCGCCGCCTCCTATCTCCTCGCGGCCGGCGTGGAGGCACGGGTCTATGGGGATGTGCGTGAAAATCCCAGCACCGAGGACGTGGACAGGTGTGTTGAAATCGCCCGGGAATTCAAAACGGATTTCATCATCGGGCTGGGCGGTGGCAGCAGCATGGACACCGCCAAGGGCTGCAACTTCATCCTCACCAACGGGGGCCGCATGCAGGACTACTGGGGCACAGGCAAGGCCACCCGGCCGATGCTGCCTCTGATTGCCATTCCCACCACCGCCGGTACAGGAAGCGAATGCCAGAGCTACGCGCTTATTTCCGATGCTGAAACGCATGTCAAAATGGCCTGTGGCGACGTGAAAGCCGCCGCCAAGGTGGCCATTCTGGATCCGGAACTCACGGTTTCCCAGCCTGAGCGGGTCACGGTCTGCACAGGGATGGATGCCCTGTCCCATGCCCTGGAGACGGCCGTCACCAACAAGGGCAACTCGTGGTCCACCCTGTTTTCCCGCGAAGCCTTCCGCCTCTGTCACGAAGGCTTCACCCGCATCCTGGGGAATCCCCAGGACCTGGAAGCCCGCGGGCAGATGCTGCTTGGTGCCGCCTATGCCGGCATTGCCATCGAAAACTCCATGCTTGGAGCCGCCCACTCCTGCGCCAATCCGTTGACGGCCAAGTTCAATGTCGTTCATGGCGAAGCCGTGGGCGTAATGCTGCCGCACGTCATCCGGTTCAATTCCCAGCTCCCTGAGATAGCCGCCGTTTACACCAGTTATTTTGAGGGTGACCTCGCTGCCCGCGTGACCGAACTGCTCGCCATGGCCAAAATGCCGGTCCAAATATCGCACTATGGTGTGACTGGAGCCGATCTAGGCCAGCTCTCCGAGATGGCACTCAAACAGTGGACCGCCCAGTTCAATCCGCGCCCGCTCACTTTGGAAGACTTTATTGCGCTTTATCAGGCCGCCCTTTGA
- a CDS encoding peptidylprolyl isomerase encodes MKTSVLFLLSLFTVFSIQGTPAQELSPTVPAPGLPVEPILPVDKMAEQAQRELFEAAERGNVTGSPGAVPVTGGPVVTTTGKKTTFATPKMEDPAGWPADSQRKLAVMEVSFGGAVETVMFELFANDAPITVSNFLDNCETGSYNGLAFHRAIENFIVQTGDPLTSDEGARERWGTGGESKTVPAEIKRAHRKGSVAMGRRNDNVNPGRKSNGYQFYFSLGNYSSMDGKYTVFGQVVSGIETLEKISKMPVDSNDCPIARIEVKSLKVIDHKGPLTVTQQATGDSRKYSKPAAAKGFMERLLERVW; translated from the coding sequence GTGAAGACATCTGTCCTTTTTCTGCTCTCGCTTTTCACTGTTTTTTCAATCCAGGGCACACCGGCCCAGGAGCTCTCTCCGACGGTTCCTGCTCCAGGACTGCCCGTGGAGCCAATCCTGCCGGTGGACAAAATGGCCGAACAGGCCCAGCGCGAACTCTTTGAAGCCGCAGAGCGAGGCAACGTTACCGGTTCCCCTGGAGCCGTCCCAGTAACAGGTGGACCCGTCGTCACGACCACGGGCAAAAAAACCACCTTTGCCACCCCGAAAATGGAAGACCCTGCGGGCTGGCCGGCAGATTCCCAACGCAAACTGGCTGTGATGGAGGTGAGCTTCGGCGGCGCTGTTGAAACCGTCATGTTTGAGCTCTTTGCCAACGATGCCCCCATCACCGTCTCGAACTTCCTGGACAACTGTGAAACCGGTTCCTACAACGGCCTCGCCTTTCACCGTGCCATCGAAAATTTCATCGTCCAAACGGGCGACCCCCTGACCTCCGACGAAGGCGCACGCGAACGCTGGGGCACAGGCGGCGAATCCAAAACCGTGCCCGCTGAAATTAAACGGGCGCACCGCAAAGGCTCTGTCGCCATGGGCCGCCGCAACGATAATGTGAATCCAGGACGCAAGTCCAACGGTTACCAGTTTTATTTTTCCCTGGGCAATTACAGCTCCATGGACGGCAAGTACACCGTTTTTGGCCAGGTTGTGTCAGGCATTGAAACCCTGGAAAAAATTTCCAAAATGCCCGTGGACAGCAACGACTGCCCCATTGCCCGAATCGAGGTCAAATCCCTCAAAGTCATTGACCACAAGGGTCCGCTCACCGTCACCCAGCAGGCCACGGGTGACTCCCGCAAATATTCCAAACCCGCAGCCGCCAAGGGTTTCATGGAGCGTCTTCTTGAGCGCGTCTGGTAA
- a CDS encoding KpsF/GutQ family sugar-phosphate isomerase, with product MNHPELARRVIRLEIEELERLHQRIGTAFSEAIQMLQDCLAARGKLIVCGVGKSGNIGRKLAATLNSTGATTVCLDVGDALHGDLGVIDPGDLAILLSYSGETAELLGLLPHIKRLNLSTIAITGVCSSTLARHADCVLDVAVTKEACPLNLAPTASTTTMLVLCDALAMVLLEARGFQSSDFARLHPGGSLGRALLTRVSDVMRQGAQVALITPDTSVQEALQAMTRARSGAAIVQEPDGTLAGVFTHGDFVRAFQKDHAIAVHPVSQYMTPRPVSIQADKLAAEVLATLQTNRVDDIVVVDAEGRPVGLVDTQDLTRLRLV from the coding sequence ATGAATCATCCTGAACTGGCACGCCGCGTCATCCGCCTTGAGATTGAGGAGCTTGAGCGCCTGCACCAGCGGATCGGCACGGCCTTTTCCGAAGCGATCCAGATGCTTCAAGACTGCCTGGCCGCACGCGGCAAGCTTATTGTTTGCGGGGTTGGGAAAAGCGGCAACATCGGACGCAAGCTGGCGGCCACGCTTAACAGCACAGGGGCCACCACCGTCTGTCTGGACGTCGGAGATGCTCTCCATGGCGACCTCGGGGTCATTGATCCCGGAGACCTCGCCATTCTCCTGAGCTACAGCGGAGAGACGGCTGAACTGCTGGGCCTGCTGCCGCACATCAAGCGCCTCAATCTTTCTACCATCGCCATCACCGGTGTTTGTTCCTCCACACTGGCGCGTCATGCGGACTGCGTTTTGGATGTCGCCGTGACCAAGGAAGCCTGCCCGCTGAATCTGGCCCCGACGGCCAGCACCACCACCATGCTGGTCCTGTGTGATGCGCTGGCCATGGTGCTGCTGGAAGCCCGTGGATTCCAGTCCTCAGACTTCGCCCGGCTGCATCCCGGTGGCTCCCTGGGGCGCGCGCTGCTGACACGGGTGTCTGATGTCATGCGGCAGGGTGCACAGGTGGCGCTCATCACTCCGGATACATCTGTCCAGGAGGCCCTGCAGGCCATGACACGCGCCCGCAGCGGCGCCGCCATTGTACAGGAGCCGGATGGCACCCTCGCCGGCGTCTTCACCCATGGCGATTTTGTCCGTGCCTTCCAAAAGGACCATGCCATCGCCGTGCATCCTGTTTCCCAATACATGACCCCGCGCCCGGTCAGCATCCAGGCGGACAAGCTGGCTGCCGAAGTGCTGGCCACCCTGCAGACCAATCGCGTGGACGACATCGTCGTCGTGGATGCAGAGGGCCGTCCCGTCGGCCTCGTAGATACCCAGGACCTCACCCGGCTGCGCCTCGTCTAA
- a CDS encoding CNNM domain-containing protein translates to MLPILPVVSYLALLLLLAVISATETAIHMARDLDSQLGSARAGVARKLRRITENPFVQLHRTLLLSATLNLALAALGLHLVSGPMRSLGWNPWLAASILFIGTVLIGDMIPKFLAARSPSAVLIGSLRLLNPFRSILDPIATFADRSTDVLIRKLIPRKLKTRLPITRDEFETLVEMREEQGLLDAAEAAMIREALEIEGLTVRDCMVPRVDLTLMSAFDKPEKNTATLEQSAERFVVVYGETPDVVEGLIDTLAWRLAGRPAWANLLRPATFVPETMPVLDALDTHLQNTTQPVLIVDEYGGLEGMVSQDEIADWLLYEAAPWQGEGAEIRDLGNGRYLLEGGTRIDDVAEALSLSFPDTDGLDTIGGLVFNLLGHLPKPGERVHLDAADLKVRRVVRARVQQVELRLKKPLNEDPDRS, encoded by the coding sequence GTGCTGCCCATTCTCCCAGTCGTCTCCTACCTGGCTCTCCTGCTTTTGCTGGCGGTCATCTCCGCCACGGAGACGGCCATCCATATGGCAAGGGATCTTGACAGCCAGCTTGGTTCTGCCAGAGCGGGCGTGGCACGGAAGCTGCGCAGGATCACGGAGAACCCATTCGTCCAGTTGCACCGCACCCTCTTGCTTTCCGCCACGCTGAACCTCGCCCTTGCCGCGCTCGGTTTGCACCTCGTATCCGGCCCCATGCGCAGCCTTGGCTGGAACCCGTGGCTTGCCGCGTCCATCCTCTTCATCGGCACCGTCCTCATCGGTGACATGATCCCCAAGTTTCTCGCTGCGCGATCCCCGTCCGCCGTCCTGATCGGCAGCCTCCGCCTGCTCAACCCCTTCCGCAGCATCCTGGACCCCATCGCCACATTTGCGGATCGCAGCACGGATGTTCTCATCCGCAAGCTCATCCCGCGAAAGCTCAAAACCCGCCTGCCCATCACCCGCGACGAGTTTGAAACGCTGGTTGAGATGCGGGAGGAACAGGGCCTGCTGGACGCTGCCGAGGCTGCGATGATCCGCGAGGCGCTGGAGATCGAAGGCCTCACTGTGCGCGACTGCATGGTTCCCAGGGTGGACCTCACACTCATGAGCGCCTTTGACAAGCCGGAAAAGAACACGGCCACCCTGGAGCAGTCGGCGGAGCGTTTTGTCGTCGTTTACGGGGAAACTCCTGATGTGGTGGAGGGTCTCATTGACACCCTGGCCTGGCGTCTGGCCGGCCGCCCCGCCTGGGCCAATCTGCTCCGTCCTGCCACCTTTGTGCCGGAGACCATGCCGGTGCTGGATGCCCTGGATACCCACCTGCAAAACACCACCCAGCCGGTGCTCATTGTGGATGAATACGGCGGGCTCGAAGGCATGGTCAGCCAGGATGAAATAGCCGACTGGCTGCTATACGAAGCCGCCCCCTGGCAGGGTGAAGGCGCGGAAATTCGCGATCTGGGCAACGGACGGTACCTCCTTGAAGGCGGCACCCGCATTGATGACGTCGCCGAAGCATTGAGCCTCTCTTTCCCGGACACGGACGGGCTGGACACCATTGGCGGCCTTGTCTTCAACCTGCTGGGCCACCTGCCCAAACCCGGTGAGCGTGTCCACCTGGATGCCGCCGACCTCAAGGTACGCCGGGTGGTCCGCGCGCGTGTGCAGCAGGTGGAGTTGCGCCTGAAAAAACCGCTGAATGAGGACCCTGACCGCTCATGA
- a CDS encoding CNNM domain-containing protein, whose amino-acid sequence MTWVLLLIITLTLSFALSGLESAVIAVSRVRVRHAAGSGDRRAIRLLPLIEDRDALLGAITVTNHITNLAAFLIIAWKLVRISGPWDYFIAFIIALPIFLIGLEVLPKKLFRRYPFRSLRTLTPLVLCVGQVRPLFRALADPRAEAASIPDQSHGRDDLHHQAEVLSKQGQLSPGAASLIQRSLHYRRLRTSAVMRPLTRSIALSGELHLETALIMAREHAVTTLPVLGEQGQFVGVLDLATLPAHSPPDRLVRHHMRTLDAVHANDSALLTLQRMRKRARTLVLVLDEKNEPVGLASEEDLLAHLMGTRN is encoded by the coding sequence ATGACCTGGGTCCTCCTGCTCATCATTACCCTGACGCTCAGCTTCGCTCTGTCCGGGCTGGAAAGCGCCGTCATCGCCGTCAGCCGCGTGCGCGTGCGCCACGCCGCCGGTTCCGGAGACCGGCGCGCCATCCGCCTGCTTCCTCTCATCGAAGACCGTGATGCACTGCTCGGTGCCATCACCGTCACCAATCACATCACCAACCTTGCAGCGTTTCTCATCATCGCCTGGAAGCTCGTCCGCATCTCCGGCCCCTGGGATTACTTCATCGCCTTCATCATTGCCCTGCCCATTTTCCTCATCGGCCTGGAGGTCCTCCCCAAAAAACTCTTCCGCCGCTACCCTTTCCGCAGTCTGCGCACGCTGACTCCGCTGGTTCTATGCGTAGGCCAGGTCCGCCCCCTGTTCCGTGCCCTCGCAGATCCCAGGGCAGAAGCCGCCAGCATTCCGGACCAGTCCCACGGCCGTGATGACCTTCACCATCAGGCTGAAGTGCTGTCAAAGCAGGGCCAGCTCAGTCCGGGCGCGGCCAGCCTCATCCAGCGCAGCCTGCATTACCGCAGACTGCGCACCTCCGCCGTCATGCGCCCACTCACCCGCAGCATCGCCCTGTCCGGGGAGCTGCATCTGGAAACGGCCCTCATCATGGCCCGTGAGCATGCAGTCACCACCCTTCCGGTGCTTGGGGAACAGGGCCAGTTCGTCGGTGTACTGGACCTGGCCACCCTGCCCGCCCATTCCCCGCCTGACCGCCTCGTCCGCCATCACATGCGGACTCTGGATGCCGTCCATGCCAATGACAGCGCCCTGCTCACCCTGCAACGGATGCGCAAGCGTGCCCGCACCCTTGTTCTTGTTCTGGATGAGAAAAACGAACCCGTCGGCCTGGCGAGTGAAGAAGACCTGCTGGCTCATCTCATGGGCACCCGGAACTGA
- a CDS encoding tetratricopeptide repeat protein: MLVITVMRCRFLLFIATSLMALHSSPGQQLDVERLFEDRNLAPVGQLLATGDYELCGRICEAAIARGMKAPEWRLMRVRALMLQGQEAAARDEVQLAIATYPAHLELLMLQHENALLLGRQDIADQALAAVNAAAKTKPAQDRSAQEWVSLGQAALALGADAKKVIAQYFTVAQKKDPKLESAYLAEGHLALEKDDPARAADVFRAGLKAHGETAALRTGLAKAFANGDTEKMMENIARALEVNPNQAGARLMRAEMLIGSEKFLEAEAEIQKVLDIRENCPEAWALRAAVAQLSAAGPEKITTARARGLARWEKNPAVDHILGRVISRAYRFAEGAAHQRQALEFQADYLPAKVQLCHDLLRLGDEEEAWKLAADIRQQDGYNIQAHNIGQLEKEMRGYTTKSYPDFILKMPKRDWPIYGESALALLREAKAALCPKYGLELNRPVMVEFFGAQQDFAIRTFGSLGGQGLLGVCFGTVITMNSPGSLAHGRNNWESTLWHEFCHVVTLTLTRNKMPRWLSEGISVHEESLRNPAWGMKMNATFRKMILEDKAATQVSQLSSAFLQAPDEDHLMFAYYQSSQVVAYLSERFGPECIQGILADLASGKRINDAIAANTENMDQLEQDFHRHLKDLALQQFGALADWDKPSPEELNPLDPESLASYRKENPKNLWAIRRYAETMLSQENWEEVLKTAELLIQLVPEDIGGQSGYQLKADALGKLNRIEEEIETLRHIAAHEPGAMAVFLRLIEVDTGRQDWPSLQVNARRAIALNPFLRTPQQALATAAEAQSQSSEAIEANRRLLLLDPATAAGTHYRLARLLRETDASAAKRHLLDSLALAPRYRQAHALLHAWE, translated from the coding sequence ATGCTTGTGATCACTGTCATGCGCTGCCGGTTTCTCCTTTTCATCGCCACCAGTTTGATGGCGCTGCATTCATCCCCCGGCCAGCAACTGGATGTCGAACGCCTGTTTGAGGACCGCAACCTAGCCCCCGTCGGGCAACTCCTGGCCACTGGCGATTACGAACTCTGCGGCCGCATTTGCGAAGCGGCCATCGCCCGCGGCATGAAGGCCCCGGAGTGGCGCCTCATGCGTGTCCGTGCCCTCATGCTCCAAGGGCAGGAAGCTGCGGCCAGGGATGAAGTGCAGCTCGCCATCGCCACCTACCCTGCCCACCTGGAGCTGCTTATGTTGCAGCATGAAAACGCCCTGCTCCTCGGCCGGCAGGACATCGCGGACCAAGCGCTCGCCGCCGTCAATGCAGCCGCTAAAACCAAACCGGCTCAGGATCGTTCCGCCCAGGAATGGGTTTCCCTCGGCCAGGCAGCGCTGGCCCTGGGGGCAGATGCCAAAAAAGTCATCGCGCAGTATTTCACTGTCGCTCAAAAGAAGGATCCCAAGCTGGAGTCCGCCTACCTGGCAGAAGGTCATCTCGCCCTTGAAAAGGATGATCCCGCCCGCGCTGCCGATGTCTTCCGTGCAGGATTAAAAGCCCATGGAGAGACGGCGGCGCTCCGCACCGGTCTGGCCAAAGCCTTTGCCAATGGCGACACGGAGAAGATGATGGAAAACATTGCCCGTGCCCTGGAGGTCAATCCCAACCAGGCCGGGGCCCGGCTCATGCGGGCAGAGATGCTCATTGGCTCAGAAAAATTTCTCGAAGCCGAAGCAGAGATTCAGAAGGTTCTCGACATCCGTGAGAACTGCCCCGAGGCGTGGGCGCTGCGCGCCGCCGTCGCCCAGCTCAGTGCTGCCGGACCGGAAAAGATCACCACGGCCCGTGCCAGAGGGCTCGCCCGCTGGGAAAAGAATCCCGCTGTGGATCACATCCTGGGCCGGGTCATTTCCCGTGCCTACCGTTTCGCGGAAGGGGCCGCCCACCAGCGTCAGGCCCTTGAATTCCAGGCCGACTACCTGCCTGCCAAGGTTCAGCTCTGCCACGATCTTCTCCGCCTTGGTGATGAAGAAGAAGCCTGGAAGCTGGCCGCCGACATCCGCCAGCAGGATGGTTACAACATCCAGGCGCACAACATCGGCCAGCTTGAAAAAGAGATGCGTGGTTACACCACCAAGTCCTATCCCGATTTCATCCTTAAAATGCCCAAGCGGGACTGGCCCATCTATGGCGAAAGCGCCCTGGCCCTGCTCCGGGAGGCCAAAGCCGCCCTCTGCCCCAAATACGGACTCGAGCTGAACCGCCCGGTCATGGTGGAGTTTTTCGGCGCGCAGCAGGACTTCGCCATCCGCACCTTTGGCAGCCTGGGCGGCCAAGGGCTGCTGGGGGTCTGCTTCGGCACCGTCATCACCATGAACAGCCCGGGCAGCCTGGCCCATGGCCGCAACAACTGGGAATCCACGCTCTGGCATGAGTTCTGCCATGTGGTGACCCTGACACTCACCCGCAACAAGATGCCACGCTGGCTCAGCGAAGGCATCAGCGTCCATGAAGAAAGCCTCAGAAATCCGGCCTGGGGCATGAAGATGAACGCCACCTTCCGCAAGATGATCCTGGAGGACAAGGCAGCCACCCAGGTCAGCCAGCTCAGCAGCGCCTTTCTCCAGGCCCCGGATGAGGACCACCTCATGTTCGCCTATTATCAGTCCAGCCAGGTGGTCGCCTATCTTTCGGAGCGCTTCGGTCCTGAATGCATCCAGGGCATCCTGGCAGACCTGGCCTCAGGCAAACGCATCAATGACGCCATCGCCGCCAATACGGAAAACATGGACCAGCTTGAGCAGGACTTTCACCGGCACCTGAAAGATCTGGCTTTGCAGCAGTTCGGCGCCCTGGCGGACTGGGACAAGCCCTCCCCGGAAGAGCTCAATCCGCTCGACCCCGAATCCCTGGCCAGCTACCGGAAGGAAAATCCCAAAAACCTCTGGGCCATCCGCCGGTATGCCGAAACCATGCTCAGCCAGGAGAACTGGGAGGAAGTCCTGAAAACGGCAGAGCTTCTCATTCAGCTCGTACCAGAAGACATCGGCGGCCAAAGTGGTTACCAGCTCAAAGCCGATGCCTTGGGCAAGCTCAACCGCATCGAAGAAGAAATCGAAACCCTCCGCCACATCGCCGCCCACGAGCCCGGAGCCATGGCTGTCTTCCTCCGGCTGATTGAAGTGGACACTGGCCGCCAGGACTGGCCATCCCTGCAGGTCAACGCCCGCCGGGCCATTGCTTTGAACCCTTTCCTGCGCACTCCCCAGCAGGCGCTTGCCACTGCCGCCGAAGCCCAAAGCCAGTCATCTGAGGCCATCGAAGCGAACCGGCGTCTGCTCCTTCTGGACCCGGCCACCGCTGCCGGCACCCATTACAGACTGGCCCGGCTGCTAAGGGAAACGGATGCATCCGCAGCCAAAAGACATCTGCTGGACAGCCTGGCTCTGGCGCCGCGCTACCGGCAGGCGCATGCCCTGCTGCATGCCTGGGAATAA
- a CDS encoding GxxExxY protein, whose translation MIRPQDSPAATLSMDAQDLPHIVIRACMTVHATLGTGLTRDAYEECLAVELRSLEIPFVRGQPLQFQYRGHPVTAAASLDFVIENTLLLKVLACDAVSDLDRRNMETWLKLSGLKTGIIVNFQVPVLRKGIHRISLKRREENE comes from the coding sequence ATGATCCGCCCGCAAGACTCTCCCGCCGCCACCCTCTCCATGGACGCCCAGGACCTGCCCCACATCGTCATCCGCGCCTGCATGACCGTGCATGCCACGCTCGGGACCGGGCTGACACGCGATGCCTATGAGGAGTGCCTGGCTGTGGAACTGCGGTCTTTGGAAATCCCCTTTGTGCGCGGCCAGCCGCTTCAGTTTCAATATCGCGGGCATCCGGTCACCGCCGCCGCCTCACTGGATTTTGTGATCGAAAACACGTTGCTCTTAAAAGTCCTTGCCTGTGATGCAGTCAGCGATCTTGACCGTCGTAACATGGAAACCTGGCTGAAACTCAGCGGGTTAAAAACAGGCATCATTGTGAATTTTCAGGTGCCAGTCCTCAGGAAAGGCATTCATCGTATTTCGCTAAAGCGGCGGGAAGAAAACGAGTGA